One region of Primulina tabacum isolate GXHZ01 chromosome 1, ASM2559414v2, whole genome shotgun sequence genomic DNA includes:
- the LOC142506055 gene encoding uncharacterized protein LOC142506055 — MGPFPIARAQKKFLLVAVDYFSKWVEAEPLAKITEEEVMKFLWKNIVCRFDIPRRLIPDNARKDWVEELPSILWAYRTTPQTAGSEAVLPVEIGQSSTRIESYPSNNDQTRAIELDLVEEKRDRAAIRMEAYQSRVMKSYNKHVRARYFQVGGLVMKKVKPVGDVGKIEARWEGPLKVIQRVSSGAAYI, encoded by the exons ATGGGCCCATTTCCAATAGCCCGGGCACAGAAAAAATTCCTTCTTGTGGCTGTGGATTATTTCTCTAAATGGGTGGAGGCTGAGCCTTTGGCCAAAATAACTGAGGAAGAGGTGATGAAATTTCTCTGGAAAAATATTGTTTGCAGATTTGACATCCCAAGAAGATTGATTCCAGATAATGCGAG AAAGGACTGGGTTGAAGAATTACCGAGTATATTGTGGGCATATCGAACTACACCTCAAACGGCTGGTTCGGAAGCTGTCTTACCTGTGGAGATCGGACAATCTTCTACTCGGATAGAATCTTATCCGAGTAACAATGATCAGACCCGGGCCATTGAGCTTGATTTGGTTGAAGAAAAAAGAGATCGGGCAGCCATTCGAATGGAAGCCTATCAAAGCCGGGTAATGAAATCCTACAATAAACACGTTCGAGCACGATATTTTCAAGTGGGGGGTCTGGTTATGAAAAAAGTAAAGCCGGTAGGTGATGTGGGGAAGATAGAAGCACGATGGGAAGGACCTCTCAAAGTAATTCAAAGAGTCAGCTCGGGGGCAGCTTATATTTAG
- the LOC142506064 gene encoding uncharacterized protein LOC142506064 → MAQPGGEEIWRIFVDGEKIKLALRIDSRVTNNEAEYESVLAGLQAAREVGASWVIINSDSQLVAQQIRGTYEAKNEKMLKYLGLITARAASLTEWSIEQIPREENGEADTLAKLAASMSDISTREVLCFTQLVLSIDEEVPPTRKNSWMTPLIECIVHAKLPEDRAQALKIRKQAPGFVFLSDVLYRRSYQGPFLKCLSENEVEYVLREIHEGCCGEHLCGTAMSRKKIYYPDFSGPG, encoded by the exons ATGGCCCAACCAGGAGGAGAGGAAATATGGAGAATTTTTGTTGATG GAGAAAAGATTAAATTGGCCCTGAGAATCGATTCTCGGGTCACCAATAATGAAGCTGAGTATGAATCCGTTCTAGCCGGACTACAAGCCGCTCGAGAAGTCGGCGCTTCCTGGGTCATTATTAACTCTGATTCTCAACTAGTCGCCCAGCAGATAAGAGGAACATACGAGGCCAAGAATGAAAAAATGCTCAAATATCTAGGGCTCATCACGGCCCGGGCAGCATCTCTAACCGAATGGAGCATTGAACAGATCCCCAGAGAAGAGAATGGAGAGGCTGATACCTTAGCCAAATTAGCCGCCTCTATGTCAGACATAAGTACTCGGGAAGTCCTGTGTTTTACCCAGCTGGTGCTCTCTATTGATGAAGAGGTGCCACCTACTCGAAAAAATTCATGGATGACTCCTCTAATCGAGTGTATAGTCCATGCAAAACTCCCGGAAGATCGAGCTCAAGCTCTGAAAATCAGAAAGCAAGCACCCGGGTTTGTCTTTTTGAGTGACGTTTTGTACAGACGATCATATCAAGGCCCTTTCCTCAAGTGTTTATCAGAAAACGAGGTGGAATATGTCCTCAGAGAAATACATGAAGGGTGCTGTGGTGAACATCTCTGTGGGACTGCCATGTCTCGGAAAAAGATATATTATCCGGATTTTAGTGGCCCCGGATGA